The genome window GGGCCTTCCTCGCGGAGTGCGTCGAGCTCGGCGCGCAGCCGTCAGACCTCCGTGCGGCCGGCGACCCGGCGTGGGCCGCCGTGGCCGACTTCTTCGTCGAATATCGGGCGGTTCTCGATCTGGCGCGATCCGCGCATCGGGACACCGCCGACCTGCTCGCCGAGGCCAGTGCGATCCTGCGCACGGCAGATGCAGCGGTCCTCGGCCCTCTCGCCCACCTCAGAGCCGTTCTGATCGACGACGCTCAGGAGCTCACGCGGGGCGGCATCGCGGTGGTCGAGTCCCTCCGAGCGCGCGGTATCGCCGTTCTCGCGTTCGGTGATCCCGACATCTCGTCCGGGGCGTTCCGCGGGGCGAGCCCTGAGCTGTTCGCCCGCCTCGCGACCGGGCTCGGCGAGGTGCATGTGCTCGACGGTCCGCATCGGCAGGCCGCAGCACTCACGGCGCTGACACGGACGGTCACGCAGGCGATCGGCGTATCCGGTCGTGTCGATCATCGACGTGCCCCGGTCCCTCCCGAGGCGGAGGAGCGGGGAGCGACAGCCGCCGTCAGCACCTTCGTGGCGCCGTCGCCGCATGAGGAGCTCGATCGAATCGCGGGGGTGATGCGCGAGTGGCACCTGACGCACGATGTCCCGTGGGATCGCATGGCGGTCATCGCGCACGATACCCGCCAGGTGACCCAGCTCGAGACGGAGCTGGCGGCCCGTGAGATCCCGACGCGTGCCGCCGGAGTGCAGCGACCGCTCGGCAGCGAGTCGATCGTCCGCGACATCGTCGGCATCGTGAGGCTGGCCCTCACCGCACCCGACGAGCGCTCCTCACAGGATTGGGAGGAGTCGCTGCGCACGCCGTTCGGCGGGCTGGACGCCATCGGTCTGCGGCGTCTTCGGGCACGCCTGCGCCACATCGAGCTCGAGCACGGCGGCTCCACGCCCGCCCGAGAGCTGCTGCGTCAGGCGCTGACCTCGCCCGCGCATCTCGACCTGATCGACGCGCAGGAGTCCCGCAGGGCCGCGCGCTTCGCACAGACGGTCGCCGAGGTGTCCCATGGGGCCGCAGCGGGCGAGACGATCCACGACCTCCTCTGGCGGGTCTGGGATCAGTCCCGCGCGGTCGACGGGCGGAAGCTGCAGGTCGCCTGGCGCGAGATGTCGCTGCAGGCGAGCGGGTCGGAGACGGCGAGGGCGCTCGACGCCCTCGTGTCGCTGTTCGGTGCCGCGAAGCGGTTCGTCGAGCGAACGCCCAACGAGAAGCCGGAGGTGTTCGTCCGCGACATCCTCGACAGCGAGGTGCCGGAGGACTCCCTCTCGAGTCCCGATCGACCGGGACGGGTGACTCTGCTCACGCCCGCGACGGCTCTCGGCACGGAGTTCGATGCGGTGGTGGTCGCGGGGGTTCAGGACGGCGTCTGGCCCAATGTGCGGCTCCGCGGAGGGATGCTGCAGACCTGGCGGCTCGCCGACGCGCTGTTTTCGGCCCGCACCGGAGCAGCCGAGCAGACGCCCGATGTGCTCGATCGACGGCGAGGTGCGCTGCACGACGAGCTGCGCCTCTTCGTGCGCGCGATCTCGCGGGCACGTCGACGACTCCTGATCACCGCCGTCGACGACGACGATATGACCCCGAGCCCGTTCTTCGCCTTCCTCCCGGTGCCCGATCCGCCCGAGAAGCATGCATCGGCCGAGCATCCCCTCACTCTGCGCGGCCTCGTCGCCCGCCACCGTCGCGTGCTGACATCGTCGACCTCCGCGCACGCGCGAGAGCATGCGGCCTCCCAGCTGGCAGTGCTCGCGAACGAGCGCGTGCCCGGCGCGAATCCTGCCGAATGGTACGGCGTGACACCGCCGTCGACCGATGCGCCTCTGCATGATCTCGCCGTCGAAGCCGCGCGGGTGTCGCCCTCGCGGATGGAGTCCTTCGAGGAGTGCGAGCTGAACTGGGCCGTATCCGCGCTCGGGGGCGACAGTGTGATGCCCCCTTCTGCAGGGATCGGAACGATCATCCACGAGGCGATGGAGCAGGTACCCGACGGTGAGCTGGAGCGCCTGCGCGACGTCCTCGCCGAGCATTGGCCCGAGCTCGATTTCGAGACGGCGTGGATCGGGCGGAAGGAGCGCCGTCGGGCGGATCTCTATATCGATCGGCTGCACAGCTACCTCTCGGACGTCGCGGCCGACGGCGGCCGGGTGATCGCCGGTGAGGTCGAGTTCCGCTTCGCTGTCGACGTCCCCGAGGAGGCCACTGGGGTGCCGACCGCGCGAGCGGTGAGCGCCGAGGGGGAATCCCACCCCCACGAGGCGATCGTGCACGGCTTCATCGACAGGGTCGAGGCGTACGCGCCAGGCGGTGGCGAGCATGCGAAGGCCCGAGGGCAGAAGTGGACCCGCATGGCAGACGCACAGAACGGAGAGCGCGTCGTGGTGGTCGATCTGAAGACGGGCAAGTACGAGCCCGAGAGCGAGCAGAAGGTCGCAGACCACGCCCAACTCGCGGCCTACCAGGTGGCCGTGCAGGAAGGACTCATCGAGGGAGCGGACCCGGCGGCGCTCGCTGGAGCTCGCCTCGTCCTGGTGGCGAAGACCCTCGCAGGCAGCGACTTCCGCGTCGCGCACCAGCACACTCTCGCCGGAGACGAGCGCGTGCACTTCCTCGGCCGGATCGCGGAGGCCGCTCGCGGCATGTCGGCGTCGAGCTTCACCGCACACGTCGAATCGCACTGCGCGGATACGCAGTGGCGAGTGCAGCCATGCCGGATCCACACGGTCGCCGCGGTGAGCGCATGACCGCGTGGACGGGGGCGGGGAACGGCATCTCCGCGCTCGACGTCGCGGCAGCGCTCGGGCTCCCGGCGCCGACCGAGGCGCAGCAGCGCGTGATCGAGTCGCCGCCCGCGCCCGCGCTCGTCGTCGCAGGTGCGGGGAGCGGCAAGACCGAGACGATGTCCGGTCGTGTCGTCTGGCTCGTGGCGAACGGACATGTGCGGCGCGACGAGATCCTCGGACTGACCTTCACCCGAAAGGCCGCCGGCGAGCTCGCGGAGCGGATCGGCGTCCGGCTCGCGCTCATCGACGAGTACGGCAGGCGGGGGCTCCTGCCGCACCTGCCGGAGATCGTGGCGAGCGGCGCGCTCGATCGCGTGTCCAGAGCGGCGAACGTCCGTCAGCGGGAGATCGTCAGATCGCAGGTGCTCGACGAGCTCGCAGAACGCTATGGAACCGCGGGAGACGCGACCCCGCCCGCGGTCGAGGATCTGCTGATCCGCCCCAAGGTCTCGACGTACAACGCGTTCGCAGACGGCATCGTGCGGGAGCACGCGGCACGCATCGGCCGTGACTCGGACGTCGCCATGCTGAGCCAGGCAGCGTCGTGGATGCTGGCGCGGGACATCGTTCTCCGCGCCGACCTGCCGGACCTGGAGGAGATCGACCGATCCGTGGCCGGCGTGGTCGACGCGGTCCAGCGGCTGGCCGGCGACTCGCTCGATCACCGAGCGGACCTGGATCGTGCGGATCGGATCGCGCTGCGTCAGGCCGAGGCCTTCGATCCGTATCGGAGCAATGCGGAGATCGCGACCGTCACGGCGAACCTGCGCGCTCTCCCCGCGCTCTCGGTCCTGGTGCGCGAATACATCGCCGAGAAGGAGCGCCGCGGCGTGCTGGACTTCGCGGATCAGGTCAGCGGCGCCTTCGACATCGTCGAGTCGTCGCCCGACGTGCGCGACGAGCTGCGACAGCAGCATCGGGTGGTGCTCCTGGACGAGTACCAGGACACCTCGGTGATCCAGACGCAGTTCCTCGCACGGCTCTTCCGCGACTCCGCCGTGATGGCGGTCGGAGACCCGCACCAGTCGATCTACGGATGGCGAGGTGCCAGTGCGGACAACCTGCACGCCTTCGCGCGGACGTTCTCCGAGAATGAGGCGGTCGGAAACTACAGCCTGATGACGAGCTGGCGCAACGACCGAAGCATCCTCGGCATCGCGAATCGGGTCCTCGGTCCGCTGCGCCGACCGGGGCTGGACGTGCCACCGCTCGAGGCTCGCCCCGACGCGGGTGAGGGTGCGGTGGAGATCCGGTTCCCGCTCACGGTCGACGACGAGGCGCGCGAGGTCGCCGAGTGGTTCGCCGCGCGCCGTGCGGCGCACGACGATGCGGCGAAGCCGCACACCGGAGCCATTCTGTTCCGATCGAAGCGACACATGCAGACGTTCGCCGCGGCGCTCGCCGCGCAGGGGATCCCGCACCGGATTCTCGGGCTCGGCGGACTTCTCGCGACACCCGAGGTCGTCGACGTCGTCTCGACGCTGCGGGTGCTGCACGACCCCGCCGCCGGCTCTGCGCTGATCCGCCTCCTCGTCGGACCTCGATTCGCGGTGGGCGTCGCCGACATGGCAGCCCTGCAGGAGCTCGCTGCCGAGCTGTCCCGACGTGACAGCGGGCTGCTGCCGCTCGATGACGAGCTCCGGCAGCGCATTCGCGCATCACGCGGTGCCGACGAGGCGCTCTCGATCGTCGACGCCGTCGACGTGCTTCGCGGTCTCAGCGACGACTACCGCCTTCTGGCACGGATCACTCCCGACGGACGGGCCCGCATACGCGCGGCGGGGGAGATGCTCGAACGCCTCCGTCGAGCCTCGTCGCTTCCGCTTCCCGACGTCCTGCGGCTCATCGAGCTCGAGCTGCGTCTCGACATCGAGCTCGCCGCGAATGAGACGAGGGGCCCCGCGCGTATCGCGGCGACGCAACTGCGGGCGTTCACCGACGAGGTGCGGACCTTCCTCGCAGCCGACGAGCGGGGGACCGTCTCCAGCCTCCTGGCCTGGCTCGACAAGGCCGAGAGCACCGACGAGCTGGTGCCGCGACCGGAGCCACCCGAGCCGGGTGTGGTCCAGCTGCTCACTGTTCACGGATCCAAGGGCCTCGAATGGGATGCCGTCGCTGTCGTCCGCATGGTCGAGGGCGAACTCCCGTCGCGTCCGACCGACACTGCGGGGTGGTTCGGCTTCGGGGTGCTGCCGTTCGCTCTGCGCGGCGACAGCGCGGCGCTGCCGACCTTCACCTGGATCCCACCCTCCGACGAGGAGCTCGACCCGGCCAAGCGACTGAAGGCCGGGATCGCATCGCTCACGAGCCGCAGCAAGACGGCGCCGGGCGCGCTCACGGTGTTCAAGGATTCCTACCGGGACTATCAGCAGGAGGAGGAGCGACGGCTCGCCTACGTCGCCGTCACCCGGGCGCGCAGCGACCTGCTCCTGACCGGCGCTCACTGGGCGGGGCAGAAGCAGCCGAAAGCACCGAGTCCGTACCTGATCGAGGCGATCGAGGCCACCGGTGCTCGGACGATCGACGATGTCGACCCTGAGATCAATCCCTACGACGGCCCCGGCGCGACCCTCTCCTGGCCCATCGATCCGCTCGGCGCGCGTCGAGCGGTGGTCGAGAAGGCCGCAGAATCCGTTCGCGCGGCGTCCGAGAGCGACCCGGTGGCCTCTCCCGAGTTGACTCGGCTGCTCGCCGAACGGGCGGCGCGGTTGCGGGGGACGGACGCACCGCCTCCCACGCGCGTGCCCGCCTCTCGCTTCAAGGACTACGTCACGGACTTCGGCGGCACGCTCTCATCGATAGTGCGACCGATGCCTGAGCGCCCCTATCGCCAGACCCGCCTGGGCACGCTGTTCCACGCATGGGTGGAGCGGCGCAGCGAACTCGTGGGGGTCGGGCATCGAGTCGATGAGGCGCTCTGGGAGATCGATGAGGACGACCCCGCGTTCGGAGCGGAGGGCAGCAGTGCGGAGCTCTCCCCGGCTGACGCCGAAGATCTCGACGGTCTCCAGCAGATCTTCGAGCGCAGCGAATGGGGTGGTCTGAAACCGATCGCCGTCGAGATCGAGATCGACTTCGCCCTGGGCGGAGGCACGAGTTCCGGCGACGGTCACATCGTCATCTGCAAGCTCGATGCGGTCTACCGGCGAGAAGACCGAGGCGGTCGTATCGAGATCGTCGACTGGAAGACGGGAAAGGCTCCCCGCACGGCGCAGGAGCGAGAAGAGCGGATGCTCCAGCTCGCGCTCTACCGCCTCGCGTATCACCGCCGCTTCGGAGTGCCGCTCGACGACATCGACGTCGCGCTGTACTACGTCGCGGACGACCTCGTCATCCGAGGTGACCGTGTCTACTCGGAGTCGGAGCTCTTCCAGCGCTGGAGCGCCGCCCGCGCTGCGCGCTGAGCCTCGTCTTCCGGCGAGCCGGCGTCGGTCGTTCCCGCGCGCTGAGAGCCACGATCCCGGTCGCCGTCGTCGTCGCGACTTGCATCCGTCGCACGGTCTGCTGGCGCACGGTCGGCCGACGCACGGTCGTCGGAGGCCGCCGAGCGCACCGACGTGAGATCCTCCGTCTCGAGCCCGCCCACCTGCAGGCGATGAGCGGCATCCGCGGCGGCGTCACTGAGATCGCTCGTGCTGTCGCCGTCGGCATCCTCATCGCGCCACAGCTCATTGGGGTTGTATGCGTCGGTCTGCATCGACGTGTCGACGCCCGAGAGCGTGCTCGCCGGAACGCGGTCGAGAGCGTCCAGGGCGGAATCGACTCCCTCGCTGCGCGAGGCGATGACTCCCAAGTCATCGTCGTGGAGTCCGTCGGCGAGTGCCTCGAGCAGAGCTGCGGCGTCATCGACGATGTCGGGTCGGCGCAGCGAATCGCCGTGCACCAGCCAGCGCGCGAACTCGAGCTCCGCAAGCAGCCGGGCACGCACCTCGAGCGCAGGGTCGGGAACGCGGTCCGCGGCTCGTGCATAGGACGCATGCACGTCGGCAGAGGCATCCGGTGCGGCAGAGAGCCAGGAGAGATCGACCGCAGGGTCGCCGACGGACAGCGAGTGCCATCCGATGACCCCCGTGACCTCCGGCCCGAGCTCGGGGTCGTCGCGGAAGATGAAGGATGTGGCCTGCACTCCGCCCAGCACGACGGTGGACTCGAAACGCCAGAGATCGTCGTCGGCGACGGCCTCACGCCATCGCACGGTGAGCCTGGCGGGCACGCGTCCGGTCGATGCGGCGGAATCCACGAGTCGGGCGAGTTCGTCGCGGCTCTCCTCGGCCGACCGCGTGATCAGACCTGCGCCGCGGACGACCGACGTGGGGAGGGCATGCACGGCGGCGATCGCCGCACCCATCGACTCTGCGGCGCCGCGGCCGCCCGGCACCATCGCCGCCTCGATCTGGAATCCGGGCAGCAGCTCGGTCACCAGCGCGCGTGCGTCTCCCAGCCGCGTCTCGCCGATGTACTCGGGAGCCCGGAAAGGGAGCATCGCTCGCGCTCCGGCCGTGAGGGCGCGCAGGGCGAGTGCCTCGCCGGCGAGCTCACGAGCGGTCTCGTCGTCGTCGGCCACCCGGATCGCGAGTTCGCGTCCGTCGGCGAGCGAGGCCACCGCGGAGTCGAAGCGTCCGTCGCCGTCGGCGCTGAGGATGCGGGCTCCGGTGACCTCCGCGCCGGGCAGTGCGGCAGTCACCGCCGCGGCTAGAGTGAATGGAGAGCGTCCCATACCCCCAGGGTAGGTGGACGCGGGGGCGGTCCCGCTTCCGCCACGCCCGTGAGAGAGGGAGCCGATGACCGCGAAGAGCACGTCCTTCGACCGAGCCGCCGACCTCAGGACCGAGCCGGGGGTGATCGA of Microbacterium sp. LWH13-1.2 contains these proteins:
- a CDS encoding ATP-dependent DNA helicase encodes the protein MTEDAAQDAVIGADVTASGVIIGAPGTGKTRTLTERVVHLLDSRGVRPEELLVLTPSRQAATALRDRIGVRIGQATPGPLARSLGSFAFQVVRGAMVRAGAEPPALLTGADQDRIIAELLAGDAEDEHIAWPDVLSPSVRASKGFRSELRAFLAECVELGAQPSDLRAAGDPAWAAVADFFVEYRAVLDLARSAHRDTADLLAEASAILRTADAAVLGPLAHLRAVLIDDAQELTRGGIAVVESLRARGIAVLAFGDPDISSGAFRGASPELFARLATGLGEVHVLDGPHRQAAALTALTRTVTQAIGVSGRVDHRRAPVPPEAEERGATAAVSTFVAPSPHEELDRIAGVMREWHLTHDVPWDRMAVIAHDTRQVTQLETELAAREIPTRAAGVQRPLGSESIVRDIVGIVRLALTAPDERSSQDWEESLRTPFGGLDAIGLRRLRARLRHIELEHGGSTPARELLRQALTSPAHLDLIDAQESRRAARFAQTVAEVSHGAAAGETIHDLLWRVWDQSRAVDGRKLQVAWREMSLQASGSETARALDALVSLFGAAKRFVERTPNEKPEVFVRDILDSEVPEDSLSSPDRPGRVTLLTPATALGTEFDAVVVAGVQDGVWPNVRLRGGMLQTWRLADALFSARTGAAEQTPDVLDRRRGALHDELRLFVRAISRARRRLLITAVDDDDMTPSPFFAFLPVPDPPEKHASAEHPLTLRGLVARHRRVLTSSTSAHAREHAASQLAVLANERVPGANPAEWYGVTPPSTDAPLHDLAVEAARVSPSRMESFEECELNWAVSALGGDSVMPPSAGIGTIIHEAMEQVPDGELERLRDVLAEHWPELDFETAWIGRKERRRADLYIDRLHSYLSDVAADGGRVIAGEVEFRFAVDVPEEATGVPTARAVSAEGESHPHEAIVHGFIDRVEAYAPGGGEHAKARGQKWTRMADAQNGERVVVVDLKTGKYEPESEQKVADHAQLAAYQVAVQEGLIEGADPAALAGARLVLVAKTLAGSDFRVAHQHTLAGDERVHFLGRIAEAARGMSASSFTAHVESHCADTQWRVQPCRIHTVAAVSA
- a CDS encoding ATP-dependent DNA helicase; this encodes MPDPHGRRGERMTAWTGAGNGISALDVAAALGLPAPTEAQQRVIESPPAPALVVAGAGSGKTETMSGRVVWLVANGHVRRDEILGLTFTRKAAGELAERIGVRLALIDEYGRRGLLPHLPEIVASGALDRVSRAANVRQREIVRSQVLDELAERYGTAGDATPPAVEDLLIRPKVSTYNAFADGIVREHAARIGRDSDVAMLSQAASWMLARDIVLRADLPDLEEIDRSVAGVVDAVQRLAGDSLDHRADLDRADRIALRQAEAFDPYRSNAEIATVTANLRALPALSVLVREYIAEKERRGVLDFADQVSGAFDIVESSPDVRDELRQQHRVVLLDEYQDTSVIQTQFLARLFRDSAVMAVGDPHQSIYGWRGASADNLHAFARTFSENEAVGNYSLMTSWRNDRSILGIANRVLGPLRRPGLDVPPLEARPDAGEGAVEIRFPLTVDDEAREVAEWFAARRAAHDDAAKPHTGAILFRSKRHMQTFAAALAAQGIPHRILGLGGLLATPEVVDVVSTLRVLHDPAAGSALIRLLVGPRFAVGVADMAALQELAAELSRRDSGLLPLDDELRQRIRASRGADEALSIVDAVDVLRGLSDDYRLLARITPDGRARIRAAGEMLERLRRASSLPLPDVLRLIELELRLDIELAANETRGPARIAATQLRAFTDEVRTFLAADERGTVSSLLAWLDKAESTDELVPRPEPPEPGVVQLLTVHGSKGLEWDAVAVVRMVEGELPSRPTDTAGWFGFGVLPFALRGDSAALPTFTWIPPSDEELDPAKRLKAGIASLTSRSKTAPGALTVFKDSYRDYQQEEERRLAYVAVTRARSDLLLTGAHWAGQKQPKAPSPYLIEAIEATGARTIDDVDPEINPYDGPGATLSWPIDPLGARRAVVEKAAESVRAASESDPVASPELTRLLAERAARLRGTDAPPPTRVPASRFKDYVTDFGGTLSSIVRPMPERPYRQTRLGTLFHAWVERRSELVGVGHRVDEALWEIDEDDPAFGAEGSSAELSPADAEDLDGLQQIFERSEWGGLKPIAVEIEIDFALGGGTSSGDGHIVICKLDAVYRREDRGGRIEIVDWKTGKAPRTAQEREERMLQLALYRLAYHRRFGVPLDDIDVALYYVADDLVIRGDRVYSESELFQRWSAARAAR
- a CDS encoding phosphotransferase, with the protein product MTAALPGAEVTGARILSADGDGRFDSAVASLADGRELAIRVADDDETARELAGEALALRALTAGARAMLPFRAPEYIGETRLGDARALVTELLPGFQIEAAMVPGGRGAAESMGAAIAAVHALPTSVVRGAGLITRSAEESRDELARLVDSAASTGRVPARLTVRWREAVADDDLWRFESTVVLGGVQATSFIFRDDPELGPEVTGVIGWHSLSVGDPAVDLSWLSAAPDASADVHASYARAADRVPDPALEVRARLLAELEFARWLVHGDSLRRPDIVDDAAALLEALADGLHDDDLGVIASRSEGVDSALDALDRVPASTLSGVDTSMQTDAYNPNELWRDEDADGDSTSDLSDAAADAAHRLQVGGLETEDLTSVRSAASDDRASADRAPADRATDASRDDDGDRDRGSQRAGTTDAGSPEDEAQRAARAALQRWKSSDSE